A single region of the Brachypodium distachyon strain Bd21 chromosome 3, Brachypodium_distachyon_v3.0, whole genome shotgun sequence genome encodes:
- the LOC112271522 gene encoding small glutamine-rich tetratricopeptide repeat-containing protein beta-like → MERLKSAVPADIRRAVGEGTARDLPSTTSLLLDFFDGVPLFHQVISELTDPELALCRKDKGRAVELKGRGNACFSKREFEQALGFYSQALRYVPISSDGNYEILVPTLYVNRASTMHKLGLLKQCLRDCNRAISVSSNYAKAWYRRGMVNASLKKYSSAIHDLKVALSMEVTSSGKSNIEQELKLILLKHRNVNEVGRSSSDCQDAGLPHTDINWLIGSRTT, encoded by the exons ATGGAGCGGCTCAAATCGGCGGTGCCGGCCGATATCCGGCGAGCCGTCGGCGAGGGCACGGCCCGCGACCTCCCTTCCACCACCTCCCTCCTTCTCGATTTCTTCGACGGCGTCCCTCTCTTCCACCAG GTCATCAGCGAGCTAACCGACCCAGAGCTCGCGCTGTGCCGCAAAGACAAGGGGAGGGCGGTGGAGCTGAAGGGCCGGGGCAATGCATGCTTCTCCAAGAGGGAGTTCGAGCAAGCACTTGGGTTCTATTCGCAG GCACTACGTTACGTACCGATTAGTTCTGATGGAAATTATGAGATTTTGGTACCTACATTATATGTCAACCGTGCCTCTACCATGCAT AAATTGGGCCTGCTGAAACAGTGTCTACGGGACTGCAACAGGGCCATCTCTGTTTCATCTAATTATGCCAAG GCATGGTACAGGAGGGGAATGGTAAATGCATCGTTGAAGAAGTATTCATCTGCCATACATGATTTAAAGGTTGCATTGAGCATGGAAGTGACTTCTTCTGGAAAGagcaacatagagcaagagCTGAAGTTGATTTTGCTGAAGCATCGAAATGTGAATGAAGTTGGAAGATCAAGCAGTGATTGCCAGGATGCAGGGTTGCCACATACAG ATATCAATTGGCTAATTGGCAGCAGAACCACATAA
- the LOC100821326 gene encoding vasodilator-stimulated phosphoprotein: MGGHGGLNILPQKRWNVYRFDNQEKVRVDEAEAARQDQLEREATRRRESHSRLLALRRNRGLQADSPSPPRASSPPPHAYPVAPSPPPATPSADPSPIVSDGGHINLFSGGGGAADFAALASANGGRGAAREREPAADTKPNPKKRKKEEETRTAGPDDEKYRLGYGLAGKGVAAPWYMSKPLASSSKPRKDCEEGREGKRNGGKKSIEELREERRKREAKEKERERALLAATARKGRQPERERSSRYVRR, encoded by the exons ATGGGCGGGCACGGCGGGCTGAACATCCTGCCGCAAAAGCGCTGGAACGTCTACAGGTTCGACAACCAGGAGAAAGTCCGCGTcgacgaggccgaggccgcccGCCAGGACCAGCTCGAGCGAGAGGCCACACGCCGCCGCGAGTCCCACTcccgcctcctcgcgctccgTCGCAACCGCGGCCTCCAGGCCGACtcgccctctcctcctcgtGCCTCGTCGCCCCCACCCCATGCCTACCCGGTCGCCCCGTCCCCACCCCCCGCCACACCGTCCGCGGATCCCTCCCCCATCGTCTCCGACGGCGGACACATCAACCTgttctccggcggcggtggcgcagcTGATTTCGCCGCGCTCGCCTCTGCTAACGGCGGGAGGGGCGCAGCTCGGGAGCGGGAGCCTGCTGCCGACACTAAGCCGAACCCTAAGAAGcggaagaaggaggaggaaaccAGGACGGCGGGGCCGGACGACGAAAAGTACAGGCTGGGTTATGGCCTCGCCGGGAAGGGTGTGGCGGCACCCTGGTACATGTCGAAGCCCTTAGCGTCCTCTTCTAAGCCGAGGAAGGACTGCGAGGAAGGGAGAGAAGGGAAGAGGAATGGTGGGAAGAAGAGTATAGAGGAGCttagagaggagaggagaaagagagaggccaaggagaaggaACGCGAGCGTGCCTTGCTTGCCGCTACAGCAAGGAAGGGAAGGCAGCCAGAGCGGGAGCGCTCGTCCAG GTATGTGCGACGATGA
- the LOC100821628 gene encoding vesicle-associated protein 1-2 → MAASGDLLDVDPPELQFPFELDKQISCPLKMTNKTESNVAFKVKTTSPKKYCVRPNNGVVRPRSTCVVVVTMQAQTIAPPDLQCKDKFLVQSVVVGDGLSAQDITPQMFMKKEGNVVEEVKMRVTYVMPPESPSEIAEENDGPQRILVPMQQILDNGRSASELSSGSVSLRSAELGTEVGSPRGPLMRTEELLKAAGHAVETRTYAGPDVQSLELSALIAKLTEEKDSALEQNKKLRNELELVRREATKQGGFSLLFVLLSGLLSIVLGYLARK, encoded by the exons atggccgcctccGGCGACCTCCTCGACGTCGACCCCCCCGAGCTCCAGTTCCCCT TCGAACTCGACAAGCAGATCTCCTGCCCCCTGAAGATGACCAACAAGACAGAAAGCAACGTCGCCTTTAAG GTTAAGACGACGAGCCCCAAGAAGTACTGCGTGCGCCCCAACAATGGCGTCGTGCGGCCGCGGTCCACCTGCGTAGTTGTAG TGACGATGCAAGCGCAGACCATTGCGCCACCGGACTTGCAATGCAAGGACAAATTCTTGGTGCAGAGCGTGGTCGTCGGTGATGGCTTGTCAGCGCAGGACATCACCCCTCAAATG TTCATGAAAAAAGAGGGTAATGTTGTTGAGGAGGTGAAGATGAGGGTCACTTATGTGATGCCACCTGAATCGCCTTCTGAGATTGCGGAGGAGAATGATGGTCCACAGCGAATCCTTGTGCCTATGCAGCAAATTTTGGACAATGGGAGGAGTGCTTCAGAGCTGTCGAGTGGCTCGGTGTCACTGAGATCAGCTGAGCTGGGGACA GAGGTTGGATCACCTAGAGGACCACTTATGAGGACTGAGGAATTACTTAAGGCTGCAGGACATGCTGTT GAAACAAGAACATATGCAGGACCTGATGTGCAGTCCCTTGAG CTGTCAGCTTTGATTGCAAAATTAACTGAGGAAAAGGATTCTGCACTTGAGCAAAATAAAAAGCTTCGAAACGAGTTG GAGTTGGTAAGGCGTGAAGCCACTAAACAAGGAGGCTTCTCGCTGTTGTTTGTACTCTTGTCTGGGCTGCTTAGCATCGTTCTGGGCTACCTTGCAAGGAAATGA